One stretch of Paenibacillus sp. AN1007 DNA includes these proteins:
- a CDS encoding glycoside hydrolase family 3 N-terminal domain-containing protein, whose protein sequence is MDYKDASLPIQERVQDLLERMTTAEKIGQLIQPMGWKTYKKEADGTVKVTEEFKADMVLGGVGSLYGVLRADPWTEVTLETGLTSRQGAVATNVIQQYAIEHSRLGIPILFGEECSHGHMAIGATVFPVPLTVGSTWNTDLYRRMCEAIAVETRSQGGTAAYSPVLDVVRDPRWGRTEECFAEDPYLIGQFAVEAIYGLQGDRLDSDRTVVATLKHFAAYGSSEGGRNAAPVHMGMRELHEIDLLPFKQAVEAGACSVMTAYNEIDGVPCTSSTYLLHDLLREEWGFDGFVITDFGAIQMLVNGHNTAENGEQAVSQSLRAGIDMEMSGFMYRKHLAQALEQGLLEEKELDMAVRRVLEMKFRLGLFEQPYVDPDFAEQVIGCDEHMKLAREVAQEGIVLLKNEGRLLPLAAQGTKLAVIGPNANHIYNQLGDYTSPQPREQIVTVLDGITRKLGGTDPDQVLYAPGCRIKGDSREGFAQALACAEQADAIVMVMGGSSARDFGEGTIDLRTGASVVTDDPWNDMECGEGIDRSSLNLMGVQLELVQEIHKLGKPVVVVYINGRPIAEPWIDEHIPAILEAWYPGQEGGNAVADVLFGDVNPSGRLTVSIPKHEGQLPVYYHAKRTRGKRYLEMDLTPQYAFGHGLSYTDFRYDNVQVTPEVIGPDEEARVQVEVTNVGAAAGKEVVQLYISDVSASVTRAEIALKGFSKIHLEPGETRTVTFPVQKEHLALIDSRLQSVVEPGEFKLMVGRSSADWTACSLHVQQVEVKG, encoded by the coding sequence ATGGATTACAAAGATGCATCGCTTCCCATCCAGGAACGGGTACAGGATCTGCTCGAACGAATGACCACCGCTGAGAAGATCGGGCAGTTGATTCAGCCCATGGGATGGAAGACGTACAAGAAGGAAGCAGACGGTACGGTAAAGGTAACCGAAGAGTTCAAGGCAGACATGGTGCTGGGTGGAGTCGGCTCGTTGTATGGTGTGCTCAGAGCTGATCCATGGACGGAAGTGACGTTGGAGACGGGGCTGACGTCGCGGCAAGGGGCGGTGGCCACGAATGTGATTCAGCAATATGCCATAGAACATTCCCGGTTAGGCATTCCGATTCTGTTTGGAGAAGAATGTTCCCACGGGCATATGGCCATTGGTGCAACGGTCTTTCCTGTGCCGTTAACGGTAGGGAGCACATGGAATACCGATCTATATCGCAGGATGTGCGAGGCGATCGCTGTGGAAACCCGGAGTCAGGGCGGCACAGCTGCGTATTCTCCAGTGCTGGATGTCGTGCGTGACCCGAGATGGGGACGAACAGAGGAATGTTTTGCCGAAGACCCTTATCTGATTGGTCAGTTCGCTGTAGAAGCCATCTATGGATTGCAGGGAGATCGGCTTGATTCAGACCGAACGGTGGTGGCGACACTTAAACATTTTGCAGCGTACGGCAGTTCAGAGGGAGGACGTAACGCGGCACCAGTCCATATGGGAATGCGGGAGTTGCATGAAATTGACCTGCTACCGTTCAAACAAGCAGTAGAAGCCGGAGCCTGCTCGGTCATGACGGCCTATAACGAGATCGATGGCGTGCCGTGTACATCCAGTACGTACCTGCTGCATGATCTTTTGCGGGAAGAGTGGGGGTTTGACGGATTTGTCATTACCGATTTTGGGGCGATCCAGATGCTGGTGAATGGACACAATACGGCAGAGAACGGAGAGCAAGCCGTGTCGCAGTCCCTTCGGGCAGGTATAGATATGGAGATGTCCGGATTCATGTACCGCAAACATCTTGCACAGGCGCTTGAACAAGGTTTACTTGAAGAGAAGGAGCTGGATATGGCGGTACGGCGGGTGTTAGAGATGAAATTCAGACTCGGTTTGTTTGAGCAGCCATATGTCGATCCTGATTTTGCAGAACAGGTTATCGGGTGCGATGAGCATATGAAGCTCGCGCGGGAGGTGGCACAAGAGGGGATTGTCCTGTTGAAAAATGAAGGACGTTTGCTTCCGCTTGCTGCCCAAGGAACCAAACTGGCTGTGATCGGGCCGAACGCCAACCATATTTATAACCAGCTCGGAGATTATACCTCACCGCAGCCGAGAGAGCAGATTGTGACAGTGCTGGATGGTATCACACGCAAACTCGGTGGGACGGATCCTGATCAGGTGCTGTACGCACCCGGATGCCGGATCAAGGGTGATTCGAGAGAAGGCTTTGCGCAGGCGCTTGCATGTGCGGAGCAGGCCGATGCCATTGTTATGGTGATGGGTGGATCGAGTGCCCGTGATTTTGGCGAAGGAACGATTGATCTGCGAACAGGAGCATCCGTGGTAACCGATGATCCGTGGAATGACATGGAGTGCGGGGAAGGCATTGACCGTTCTTCGTTGAACCTGATGGGTGTGCAGCTGGAACTGGTGCAGGAAATACATAAACTGGGGAAACCGGTCGTTGTGGTGTATATTAACGGGCGCCCTATTGCCGAACCTTGGATCGACGAGCATATTCCGGCCATTCTTGAAGCGTGGTATCCGGGGCAGGAGGGGGGAAATGCCGTCGCAGATGTACTGTTCGGGGATGTGAATCCATCGGGGCGACTGACCGTATCCATTCCCAAACATGAAGGTCAGCTTCCCGTGTACTATCATGCGAAACGGACGCGCGGCAAACGGTATTTGGAGATGGATCTAACGCCGCAATATGCTTTCGGACATGGGCTTAGCTACACGGACTTCAGGTACGACAATGTACAAGTGACACCGGAAGTGATCGGGCCGGACGAGGAAGCGCGGGTGCAGGTCGAAGTGACTAATGTGGGTGCCGCAGCAGGCAAAGAAGTTGTGCAGCTGTACATTAGCGATGTATCGGCTTCCGTTACCCGGGCTGAAATTGCCCTGAAGGGTTTTAGCAAAATCCATCTGGAGCCAGGAGAGACCCGAACGGTAACGTTTCCTGTGCAAAAAGAACATCTCGCACTGATCGACTCCCGTCTCCAATCTGTAGTGGAACCGGGCGAGTTCAAGCTGATGGTCGGACGCAGCTCTGCGGACTGGACAGCTTGCAGTCTGCATGTACAGCAGGTGGAGGTGAAGGGATGA
- a CDS encoding helix-turn-helix domain-containing protein, translating to MNNNWFRRLLLSYLPIFFIVTTILFFIFFQVFNEQNRREALKANEFLASQVTQYLDNSLRSIDFKVLREILTNSNLKNYFSGSGSEDVYAGIQAVKVIDELKIEYPLIDSMYLVRYSDNTVFSNGKAVPINEFPDAVFISDSRTRDEQKWVGSRSFKAFPSQAAEQVITIVRSAGNGTGLVVTNVELNTLRKSIMQMYDPEFTFVNIYNRSGGSLWHSGSPDDGLLASKSKPSTASGEVFSEFTSSYSGWKVQTGLNNGKIVKFALQFYNIWFIFAAAVVLIGVVWVIYVTRRNYKPIQQIVTLIQTVSSQKPSALNYGKENEFRFIHTTLERMIDQTRQYQEEHEENLILQKKVFFQELLEGTRDYTCHELTAEMNKFKLPELEHCWAVMVVEMDRYDVFVDEYHQQDQALLKFVLSSILQESARQEGTEVWAEWVSSQRLYAILWLPEIEQSEETEQRLLSGYLDRVGQYLNFTVTIGVGRAAVDIRGLRASLKEAVHALEFKAVLGTDRIIPCSEVPSSTNDVYEFLKTISLLVQAMRLSDEVWEQHFERLFEQIRESVLSRQEIMNTVQLLFQHYNREFAELPREYQESWAAVFTPLLPRLEGWETLDDLRELCLEGFRELAQQMQTLQCSRKHRSHILEIRKYIEEHYNNPDLSLNYLSDLFDINPKYLSKLFKDEIGEKFVDLLISHRIEKAKQLMQQTDKAIQEISEEVGYTNYNSFNRAFKNVVGMAPSDYRKAM from the coding sequence ATGAACAACAATTGGTTCAGACGTTTGCTGTTATCGTATTTGCCTATTTTTTTTATTGTGACGACGATTTTATTTTTCATTTTCTTTCAGGTATTCAATGAGCAGAACCGAAGGGAAGCGCTCAAGGCCAATGAATTTTTGGCTTCACAGGTTACGCAGTATCTGGACAATTCCTTGCGTTCCATCGATTTCAAGGTACTGCGCGAGATTTTAACCAACTCTAATCTGAAAAATTATTTCTCGGGTTCTGGCAGTGAGGATGTCTATGCCGGCATTCAGGCGGTCAAGGTCATCGATGAATTGAAGATAGAATATCCACTGATTGACTCGATGTATCTGGTCAGGTACAGCGACAACACGGTGTTCAGCAATGGCAAAGCCGTTCCGATCAACGAGTTCCCCGATGCAGTATTTATTTCAGACAGCCGGACGAGAGATGAGCAGAAGTGGGTCGGTTCACGATCCTTTAAGGCGTTTCCATCACAGGCTGCTGAACAGGTTATTACCATTGTGCGAAGTGCGGGGAACGGCACTGGACTCGTCGTAACTAACGTCGAGTTGAACACGCTGCGTAAATCGATTATGCAGATGTATGACCCTGAATTTACATTTGTGAACATCTACAACCGATCGGGGGGAAGCCTGTGGCACAGCGGCTCACCTGATGATGGTTTGCTTGCCTCCAAGTCCAAACCATCAACGGCTTCGGGAGAGGTATTCTCTGAATTCACGTCCAGCTATAGCGGCTGGAAGGTGCAGACGGGGCTGAATAACGGGAAGATCGTCAAGTTTGCACTGCAATTTTATAATATATGGTTCATATTCGCTGCCGCCGTGGTGCTCATCGGGGTTGTATGGGTCATCTACGTGACCAGACGAAACTATAAACCAATCCAGCAGATCGTTACGTTAATTCAAACCGTCTCTTCACAGAAACCGTCAGCACTGAACTATGGCAAAGAGAATGAATTCCGCTTCATTCATACGACACTGGAGCGCATGATTGATCAGACGAGGCAGTATCAGGAGGAGCATGAAGAGAACCTGATTTTGCAGAAGAAGGTCTTCTTTCAGGAACTGCTGGAAGGTACAAGGGATTACACGTGTCATGAGTTAACTGCGGAGATGAACAAATTCAAACTCCCTGAACTGGAGCATTGCTGGGCTGTAATGGTGGTGGAGATGGATCGCTATGATGTATTTGTGGATGAGTATCATCAGCAGGATCAAGCCCTCCTCAAATTTGTGTTATCGAGCATTTTGCAGGAAAGTGCACGGCAGGAAGGAACCGAGGTATGGGCGGAGTGGGTCTCAAGTCAGCGATTGTATGCCATCCTCTGGTTACCTGAGATCGAACAGTCCGAAGAGACAGAACAGCGCTTGCTAAGCGGTTACCTGGATCGGGTTGGTCAGTATTTGAATTTTACCGTAACCATCGGGGTCGGCCGGGCTGCTGTAGATATTCGCGGGCTTCGGGCTTCGCTCAAAGAGGCTGTACACGCCCTGGAGTTCAAAGCCGTGCTTGGAACGGATCGAATCATTCCATGCAGCGAAGTACCGAGTTCGACCAATGATGTGTACGAGTTTTTAAAGACGATCTCCTTGCTCGTGCAGGCGATGCGGCTGTCGGACGAGGTTTGGGAACAGCATTTTGAACGGCTGTTTGAGCAGATCCGCGAGTCCGTTCTGTCTCGTCAGGAGATTATGAACACGGTTCAGCTGTTATTCCAGCATTATAATCGGGAATTTGCCGAGCTGCCGAGGGAGTATCAGGAGTCGTGGGCGGCTGTATTTACGCCCTTGCTGCCGAGACTGGAGGGCTGGGAAACGCTGGATGATCTAAGAGAGCTGTGTCTGGAAGGATTCCGTGAACTGGCACAGCAGATGCAGACATTACAATGTTCGCGTAAACATCGATCGCATATTCTGGAGATTCGCAAATACATCGAAGAGCACTACAACAATCCGGATCTGTCGCTGAATTACCTGAGTGATCTCTTCGATATTAATCCGAAGTATCTGAGCAAGCTTTTCAAAGATGAGATTGGAGAGAAATTCGTGGATCTGCTCATCAGTCACCGGATCGAAAAAGCGAAACAGCTCATGCAGCAGACGGACAAAGCCATTCAGGAGATCAGTGAGGAAGTGGGATATACCAACTACAATTCCTTCAACCGTGCTTTTAAAAATGTTGTCGGCATGGCTCCAAGTGACTATCGCAAAGCGATGTAA
- a CDS encoding ABC transporter substrate-binding protein, which yields MRKSWISILCLVFASITILSACSSSEKAGTGSEGSGESGGPVTMTFFAPQGKAPMEDNEFTKFIEKKFNVTLKWDLAPTDALQDRRQLLLASGDYPEVFLHGKFTTSDLQTYGKQGVFLPLQDLIKQYGPNLTKVMEEKPYFKDAITAPDGNIYALPIFNECYHCTYAQKYWINQEWLDKVGLKMPTTTDELYTVLKAFKTQDPNGNGKADEIPLTGAPNKYVWNGNIDAYLMNSFIYNDNDKYLIVNDGKVSFAANQEGWRKGLEYMHKLYADGLIDPASFTQNDQAIGQLGNKEGDEVVGSITTALVSYLVNTYDKKITRHQHWEIVPPLKGPDGVQTTGATQSVGEFEFAITNKATEAQQIAAIKIVDYMFSEEGALYAEYGPTEGKGWKKAGPDEKNINGEPAKYSYYNLPERDPNVVVNESWSQIGAHDLSNTFRNLFAEGQDPLSAEGYGTRLAQATKVYAPYAPKEVYPANVFIRPEDTESAAQLTTAIKDYVQTNMAQFIIGSKSIEKDWDSYVKGFDGLGLSNYLDIYQRAIEKK from the coding sequence TTGAGAAAATCCTGGATTTCAATTTTGTGTCTGGTCTTCGCTTCGATAACGATATTGTCCGCATGCAGTTCATCCGAAAAAGCGGGTACAGGCAGCGAGGGGAGCGGCGAGAGCGGCGGCCCCGTAACGATGACTTTTTTTGCTCCGCAGGGTAAAGCGCCGATGGAAGACAATGAATTTACTAAATTTATTGAAAAAAAGTTCAACGTGACCTTGAAATGGGACCTGGCCCCGACAGACGCTTTGCAGGATCGCAGACAATTGCTGTTAGCCAGCGGGGATTATCCTGAAGTGTTCCTGCACGGCAAGTTCACTACCTCGGATCTTCAAACCTATGGTAAACAAGGCGTGTTCCTTCCGCTTCAAGACCTGATCAAGCAGTACGGCCCGAACCTCACCAAAGTAATGGAAGAGAAACCTTATTTCAAGGATGCCATAACGGCACCGGACGGCAACATCTATGCTCTGCCTATTTTCAATGAATGCTACCACTGTACGTATGCGCAGAAGTATTGGATCAACCAAGAGTGGCTGGATAAGGTAGGGCTGAAAATGCCAACAACGACGGATGAACTGTATACCGTTCTGAAGGCGTTCAAAACCCAAGACCCGAACGGCAACGGCAAGGCCGATGAAATTCCGCTCACAGGTGCACCGAACAAATATGTGTGGAACGGCAACATCGACGCCTATCTGATGAACAGCTTCATATACAACGATAACGATAAGTACCTGATTGTAAACGATGGCAAGGTCAGCTTTGCCGCCAACCAGGAGGGATGGAGAAAAGGGCTGGAGTATATGCACAAGCTGTACGCGGATGGCCTGATCGACCCGGCTTCCTTCACACAGAATGACCAGGCGATTGGTCAACTGGGGAACAAAGAAGGAGATGAAGTGGTTGGCTCCATTACAACGGCACTGGTGAGCTATCTGGTGAATACGTATGACAAAAAAATTACCCGTCACCAGCACTGGGAAATCGTGCCTCCACTCAAAGGGCCGGACGGTGTGCAGACGACTGGAGCAACGCAAAGTGTAGGCGAATTCGAATTTGCCATCACCAATAAAGCGACCGAAGCACAGCAGATCGCAGCCATCAAAATTGTAGATTACATGTTCAGTGAAGAGGGTGCACTTTACGCCGAGTATGGCCCAACGGAAGGAAAGGGATGGAAGAAGGCGGGACCGGATGAGAAGAACATTAATGGCGAACCTGCCAAATACAGTTACTACAACCTGCCTGAACGTGATCCAAACGTAGTTGTCAACGAGAGCTGGTCACAGATTGGCGCGCACGACTTGTCTAACACGTTCCGTAATCTGTTTGCAGAAGGCCAAGATCCTCTGTCTGCTGAAGGATACGGTACACGGCTTGCTCAAGCGACGAAAGTATATGCACCATACGCTCCCAAAGAAGTATATCCTGCCAACGTGTTTATCCGCCCGGAGGATACCGAGTCAGCAGCTCAATTGACCACGGCAATCAAAGATTATGTGCAGACCAACATGGCTCAGTTCATCATCGGAAGCAAGAGCATTGAGAAGGACTGGGATTCGTATGTCAAAGGTTTCGATGGACTCGGATTAAGCAATTATCTGGATATTTATCAGCGCGCAATAGAGAAAAAATAA
- a CDS encoding carbohydrate ABC transporter permease: MFNLMNRNRIKDPIGDRIFMTINYIFLIAILLTVFYPLLYIVSSSFSSSRAVTSGQVWLFPVDFNIKAYISIFKSQQLMLGFYNTIIYTVVGTFINVALTVMLAYPLSRKSFYGRGAIIIFMMITMFFDGGLIPTYLLMKDLHLLDTRWAMWLPGALAVFQVIVARTFFQSSIPEELGEAAEMDGCRDIRYLISVVLPLSKPILAVMTLMYAVGHWNAYFDALIYLRSEKLFPLQYVLRNLLILNAADPAMLANTSQQMRDQGFEQVLKYALIVVASIPILIMYPFVQKHFVKGVMVGSLKG; the protein is encoded by the coding sequence ATGTTTAATCTGATGAATCGGAATCGAATTAAAGACCCGATCGGCGACCGAATTTTCATGACCATCAACTATATCTTTCTGATTGCCATTCTGTTAACGGTGTTCTACCCGCTCTTGTACATCGTCAGCTCTTCGTTCAGCTCGTCACGTGCCGTGACGTCCGGTCAGGTTTGGCTGTTCCCGGTTGATTTCAACATCAAGGCATACATCTCCATTTTCAAAAGCCAGCAGCTCATGCTCGGGTTTTACAACACGATCATCTACACGGTGGTCGGTACGTTCATCAACGTCGCTCTGACCGTTATGCTGGCCTACCCGCTCTCCCGCAAGTCGTTCTACGGACGGGGAGCAATCATCATCTTCATGATGATTACGATGTTTTTTGACGGGGGTCTGATTCCGACCTACCTGCTGATGAAAGACCTGCATCTGCTGGATACCCGCTGGGCGATGTGGCTGCCCGGAGCGCTTGCCGTGTTCCAGGTCATCGTTGCTCGCACCTTCTTCCAGTCGTCGATCCCCGAGGAACTTGGTGAAGCTGCCGAGATGGACGGGTGCCGGGATATTCGCTACCTGATCAGCGTTGTGCTGCCGCTCTCCAAACCGATTCTGGCGGTGATGACCCTGATGTACGCCGTAGGCCACTGGAATGCATACTTTGACGCACTCATCTATCTGCGCTCCGAGAAACTGTTCCCGCTGCAGTATGTGCTTCGTAACTTGTTAATTCTGAATGCGGCTGACCCGGCCATGCTTGCGAATACAAGTCAGCAGATGCGGGATCAAGGATTTGAGCAGGTGCTGAAATATGCGCTGATTGTGGTCGCCAGTATTCCGATTCTGATCATGTATCCTTTTGTACAAAAACACTTTGTCAAAGGGGTCATGGTCGGTTCACTTAAAGGATAG
- a CDS encoding ABC transporter permease subunit, with translation MSRGTESIPGNMELQQLRQTAPKQQHPFIKSFKKHWELYLLVLPPVLYLLIFKYIPMVGVQIAFKDFSVVKGIWGSPWVGLKHFEAFFDSPNFWLLIKNTIGISFYSLVAGFPIPILLALALNEIRTGYFKKTVQMVTYAPHFISTVVMVSIIILMLSPHVGVVDKLFSWLGFPMTNFMGIPEYFKSIYVWSGVWQGMGYSSIIYIAALAGVDPSLYEAAKMDGASRLRKIWHIDLPTLVPVTVIMLILSLGSIMGVGFEKIYLMQNPLNTSASEVISTYVYKVGLIGANFSFSAAVGFFNSIINLILLVIVNSISRKVSENSLW, from the coding sequence ATGAGTCGAGGTACAGAAAGCATACCTGGGAACATGGAGCTGCAGCAATTACGTCAGACAGCGCCCAAGCAGCAGCATCCGTTCATCAAAAGCTTCAAAAAGCACTGGGAGCTGTACCTGCTTGTGCTGCCTCCGGTGTTGTATCTATTGATCTTCAAATACATTCCGATGGTGGGCGTGCAGATTGCCTTTAAAGATTTCAGCGTGGTCAAAGGCATCTGGGGCAGCCCATGGGTGGGGCTTAAACATTTTGAAGCTTTCTTTGATTCTCCGAACTTTTGGCTGCTGATTAAGAACACCATTGGCATCAGTTTCTATTCCCTCGTGGCCGGTTTCCCTATACCGATCCTGCTCGCTTTGGCGCTGAATGAGATTCGAACGGGTTACTTTAAAAAGACCGTACAGATGGTCACGTATGCGCCGCATTTTATCTCTACCGTTGTGATGGTATCCATCATCATTCTGATGCTCTCGCCACATGTAGGCGTTGTAGACAAGTTATTTAGCTGGCTGGGTTTCCCGATGACCAACTTCATGGGTATTCCCGAATATTTCAAATCAATCTATGTCTGGTCGGGTGTATGGCAGGGCATGGGGTACTCCTCGATTATCTACATCGCGGCATTGGCTGGAGTCGATCCGTCTCTGTATGAAGCAGCCAAGATGGACGGTGCCTCAAGATTGCGGAAAATCTGGCACATCGACCTTCCAACCCTTGTTCCGGTCACCGTAATCATGTTGATTCTAAGTCTGGGAAGCATTATGGGCGTTGGCTTCGAGAAAATATATCTGATGCAGAATCCGCTGAATACGAGCGCCTCTGAGGTCATTTCCACCTACGTGTACAAGGTCGGTCTGATCGGAGCCAATTTCAGCTTCTCCGCAGCCGTTGGTTTCTTTAACTCCATCATCAATCTGATACTGTTGGTCATCGTCAATAGTATTTCCCGCAAAGTATCCGAGAACAGCTTGTGGTAA
- a CDS encoding alpha-L-fucosidase, whose product MTQTNPPLPEQEEQIVEAGVHNFSKEDEWVKPEDPLLLERLEWFKDQKLGLMMHWGPYSQLGLVESWALSDEDGDWSRDDVDWTDDMEDFKREYFDLNKTFNPIRFQPEEWAQMAADNGFKYFLFTTKHHDGFCMWDTKTTDYRITGKDTPFHKHKYADICRVLFDAFRAKGLGISAYFSKADWHTPYYWAPGMERGRHMWRGPSYDPHKYPWMWEKFVEFTHEQIMELLTNYGRIECLWLDAGWVREGRHGQDIRLGEVVERARRSTQPWLLSADRTVGGPYENIVTPEQTIPEHPMNIPWESCITVGHSFAFGFDDQYKSGRQLAHILLEVVSKGGNLALNVGPQPDGRLPKGAIRGIQGLGEWLNTHGEGIYGTRICAPFYTKEWAFTQKEEIHTVYAFRMYRNESETPEERLIIPYVEKVERIELIGTNDVLSFQQTEEGLLVELPRSAASSQAPITYTFRLITKS is encoded by the coding sequence TTGACTCAAACCAATCCCCCCCTGCCAGAGCAGGAAGAGCAGATTGTTGAAGCAGGCGTACACAACTTTAGCAAAGAAGACGAATGGGTAAAGCCGGAAGATCCACTGCTGCTGGAGCGGCTGGAGTGGTTCAAAGATCAGAAGCTCGGTTTGATGATGCACTGGGGACCATATTCCCAGCTGGGTCTGGTAGAATCGTGGGCGCTTAGCGATGAGGATGGCGACTGGTCGCGGGATGATGTGGACTGGACAGACGACATGGAAGATTTCAAACGTGAATATTTTGACTTGAACAAAACCTTCAATCCGATTCGGTTCCAGCCTGAGGAATGGGCACAGATGGCCGCAGATAACGGCTTTAAATATTTCCTGTTTACGACCAAGCACCATGACGGCTTCTGCATGTGGGATACCAAAACGACCGATTACCGGATTACAGGCAAGGATACGCCGTTCCACAAGCACAAATATGCTGATATCTGCCGGGTATTATTCGATGCCTTTCGAGCGAAAGGGCTGGGCATCTCGGCGTACTTTTCCAAAGCCGATTGGCATACCCCTTATTACTGGGCGCCTGGGATGGAGCGTGGACGGCATATGTGGCGAGGGCCATCTTATGATCCACACAAGTATCCATGGATGTGGGAAAAGTTCGTGGAGTTCACCCATGAGCAGATCATGGAACTGCTGACAAACTACGGACGGATCGAGTGTCTGTGGCTCGATGCAGGCTGGGTACGTGAAGGCCGCCACGGTCAGGATATCCGGCTTGGTGAAGTGGTCGAGCGGGCGAGAAGGAGCACGCAGCCTTGGCTTCTGTCGGCAGATCGCACTGTGGGCGGGCCGTATGAGAACATCGTCACCCCGGAGCAGACGATCCCGGAGCATCCGATGAATATCCCGTGGGAGAGCTGTATTACCGTCGGGCACTCTTTTGCTTTCGGCTTCGATGACCAGTATAAATCGGGACGGCAGCTTGCACATATTTTGCTCGAGGTGGTATCCAAAGGCGGGAATCTGGCACTGAATGTCGGCCCGCAGCCGGACGGACGTCTGCCCAAAGGGGCCATTCGAGGCATCCAGGGCCTGGGCGAATGGCTGAACACACACGGCGAGGGCATTTATGGCACCCGCATTTGCGCACCGTTTTACACGAAGGAGTGGGCATTCACACAGAAAGAAGAGATCCACACCGTCTATGCCTTCCGCATGTATCGCAACGAGAGCGAGACCCCGGAAGAGCGACTGATCATTCCTTATGTGGAAAAGGTAGAGCGTATTGAACTCATCGGTACGAATGACGTACTTTCGTTTCAGCAGACCGAAGAAGGGCTGCTCGTGGAGCTGCCACGATCCGCTGCAAGCAGCCAAGCGCCGATCACTTATACATTTAGATTGATCACCAAATCATAA
- a CDS encoding Gfo/Idh/MocA family oxidoreductase, whose product MSKLKVAVIGAGSISDCHLQAYASNPEVEIYAICDLNETRAADAAKQYGADHVFTDYKDLLALPEIHSVSICTWNDSHAEISIAALDAGKNVLCEKPLCQTVEDALEVEKAVHRSGKLLQVGFVRRYSDNAQILKKFIEEGELGEIYYAKASSLRRLGNPGGWFADKSRSGGGPLIDIGVHVIDICWYLMGRPKVKSVSANVSNRLGNRANIRNLSFYKAADYDAEQNTVEDMANALIRFENGASLLVDVSFTLHAKADETAVKLFGDKGGAELEPEILIISEKFDTILNMTPQVDFKSFDFMGSFRNEINHFIDSTQGRKETLSPVEDGVEVMKMLCAIYESAREGKEITL is encoded by the coding sequence ATGTCCAAATTAAAAGTCGCTGTCATTGGCGCCGGTTCGATATCGGATTGTCACCTGCAGGCTTATGCCAGTAACCCGGAAGTAGAGATTTATGCAATCTGTGACCTAAACGAAACCCGCGCTGCCGATGCAGCGAAGCAGTATGGGGCAGACCATGTGTTTACGGACTATAAAGATTTGCTTGCTCTGCCTGAAATTCATTCGGTCAGCATCTGCACTTGGAATGATTCGCACGCCGAAATCAGTATTGCGGCGCTGGATGCAGGCAAAAACGTGCTCTGTGAAAAACCGCTCTGCCAGACCGTTGAGGATGCATTAGAAGTAGAAAAGGCGGTTCATCGCAGCGGTAAGCTGCTGCAGGTGGGCTTTGTTCGCCGCTATAGTGACAATGCTCAGATTCTGAAAAAGTTCATCGAAGAAGGTGAGCTGGGAGAAATTTATTATGCCAAAGCTTCCAGTCTGCGCCGTCTTGGCAATCCGGGAGGCTGGTTTGCGGATAAAAGCCGCTCCGGCGGCGGCCCGTTAATTGATATCGGCGTACATGTCATCGACATCTGCTGGTACCTGATGGGCAGACCGAAGGTGAAGTCCGTTTCCGCTAACGTCTCCAACCGACTCGGCAACCGGGCGAACATCCGCAATCTTTCGTTCTATAAGGCTGCCGATTACGATGCGGAACAGAACACCGTGGAAGATATGGCAAATGCATTGATCCGTTTTGAAAATGGCGCAAGCCTGTTGGTCGATGTCAGCTTCACCCTCCATGCGAAAGCTGATGAAACAGCGGTTAAGCTGTTCGGTGACAAAGGCGGAGCCGAGCTGGAGCCGGAAATTTTGATTATAAGCGAGAAGTTCGATACCATTCTGAACATGACACCGCAGGTCGATTTTAAATCTTTTGACTTCATGGGCTCGTTCCGCAATGAAATTAACCACTTTATCGACAGTACGCAGGGCCGAAAAGAAACCCTCAGCCCCGTCGAGGACGGTGTAGAGGTAATGAAAATGCTGTGTGCCATCTACGAATCGGCACGCGAGGGCAAAGAGATCACGTTGTAA